The sequence below is a genomic window from Gossypium hirsutum isolate 1008001.06 chromosome A11, Gossypium_hirsutum_v2.1, whole genome shotgun sequence.
AATACTAAGATCtcttaatcttcttctaggcatttttcctgcaacacataaaatagttaaaattttagtaagaaataacaacaatagtaaatataaaatagttaaattatataacatgaccaatgttaaaattataacattacatataaataaaaaataataaaatcttactacatcataaatcgtaaatatcttcgttcacatcctgacgaacccattgaaattgtgtactagtactagggatattttcatttaagttttgttctggaaaaggcaaagtttttTATCTTtcaacgatgtcatctctacttccattccccatttcaaacaagtctaggggtgtttcggagtacaacgtaccaaccctcatcaattggatctttcgagtaaaaaacttgtttaacttgagaagaaaatacatacggctcgttTATCAAATGTTCtccagtgtgaattaatcgagagaaattcaccattgtaaaaccaaactgatcatttttaattccgcgagcagtattagcatcagcccaatcacatcgaaataagaaaactttccattttccatagtaatccaactcaataatgtcggttaGAAATCCGTAATACTctacatttccctcgacaggattactgtccctagcactagcgtaacttgtaattaaagaattaacaactactccacaattttgagttctcctcaatctctcgcgatatttggtatgaaatctgaatccattcatgatgaagccactatatctttttactactcgatTCGGACCTtgagaaagccatttaacttcgtcattaatgacattcccactccaaacctattgaatcaaaagtaaattgagtaattgtaaatgttatgagaaaacattattatttgtcaataaaatgttgagttgcataccgtttggcttaaccattcatgaaaagattctgtgaataacttattaatctcgcgatgttgtaatcttcatgagcgtgaacgagatcttaagatttgtttgtactcactatgttaaaaacatgtttaattcgttaaaaaattaacaaataaaaaaagatgaatatttatcatattctagaacttacttgcgtaattgttcaagtgcatcgtggtggaaaagaacatatctatgtgcttgtatccaagatcggtcatctaattctgcaatttcaactttgccgattggttctccataactttgaaataaataagtttcggccaagtagGATCATTGAGTccggcatttctacttggtctattcaatcttgtttcaacattttctaaatatctagaacagaatgtcatacactcccctgccaagtagccttcagcaattgatccttccgaATAACGCTTATTAcggcaataagacttcaatttgcttaggaacctaaacaccatatacaacattatcaaaactggtaactataggtataaaggtgaatgcctttgaaataaattagcacctttcaatTGGATACATCCAACGATAGAAATTTGGCCACCAATTATTGCTTCACGAGGGAGATGAATGACAAGGTGCACCATAATaatgaagaaggaaggtggaaagatcttctccaaattgcataatgtcaaagcggctcgatcttgtactttttCAAGTTCTTCGACATTTAGAACTTTGCCACAaattgctttcattatattggatagttcaattatacaggacattaccttctttgacatacagcaccgtaaagcaactggaagtagatcttgcatcaagatgtgatagtcatgtgattttaatgaatatagtcttcgatctttaagacttacacatcaagatatatttgatgcatacgcatccggaacctttatatccttcaacaccgtgcagaacatttctttctcttcctttgacattgcaaaaattgtaggcggcaaccaatattttccattaggAAGTACTtagggatgaagatcacgcctaATTCCCATGTGAACTAAATCAAATTGACTCTGAAGATTATTTTTTGATTTACCATCAACGTTCAAAATTGTCTGGATGATGTTCTCgtagacattcttctcaatatgcatcacatcaagattgtggcataatatgtgatgctcccaataagtcaactcaaaaaaaatatttcttttcttccacaagtccgcctcattagggtcatcctcctcgtcagattcatcatcagattcatccctcgatcgtCTATTTGTTTGTCTGTTAGATGGTTGATTCAGCTTCCCGTAACTGAAatccatatcttttaacatgaataagatttcaaatccaatggtctgctcaggagctttttcaactcttcagtaccgtcaaataaagCCCTCTGAAATCTATAGCTATGATTTTCAACTAACCACCGACAATGCCCCATATagcagaacttcttcccattatataaccactgtGAACACGTTtgagcagcacaacaaggacaagcataacgtcctctggtactccaaccagataaattcgcatatgccgggaaatcattaattgtccacagcAAAGCAGCACGTAggtaaaagttctcctttctcaatacatcatacgtctcaacacccgcccataattgttttaactcttcaataagtggctgcagatatatgtcaatatcattttcGGGGTCTTTCTTTCtggggataatcatagataatatcaaagaagattgcttcatgcaaagcCATGGAAGCAAATTATAAGAAACAAGGaccacaggccaagtactgtacgaagtgctcatgattttaaaaggattaaatctgTCAGATGCTAACCCGAGCCTTACACTCcgaggatcacttgcaaagcttggaaatttattgtcaaatgatttccatgctaaagaatctgcaggatgccttaataatccatcatccgttcgttgatcatgatgccacgtcataaactcggctgtctttgacgacatgaatagcctttgaagccttgggatTAGCGGGAAATATCGCAAAATCTTGTTCGGCTTCCTTATTGACTGTGGCCCATATTCATCCTCATTAACATCTTCTGCAtctctattcatccaacgagattcaccgcaaacatgacaagactgttgatttctctgatcaccccaatacaacatgcaatcatttgggcaactatgaattttgttgtacccaaggcccaaatcttttatcactttcttcatgtctttacatgattgagggatttttgcaaacgggaacatttctctcaaaagctctaacagcattgtcaaagagtttccggtccaccctcccaaacattttaagtggaaAAGGTGAATACAGAATGAcattttcgaaaattttgatccctcataaagttattcattcatttcaccaagtaatgtgtagaacttcgccgcttcttcattcgGTTGTTCATCCGGTACACTTCTTCTCGTTTCCATAAAAGTATTCCCACCGATATTATAATCATCGGATGCAACATAGTTTGGTGGAAATGATTGGAAGCCTTCACTCCGCATATTAAATGTATCCCGCATCATACCTTCCATGTTATCTTCTCTAACATACTGACGGTAACCACTATAAGGATAACCCGGATTAATCGTCGAAGAGGCTCCACtaggtgtacactctccatggaaaatctattttttatacccccgaatgaagccatcaacaattagatgttcgtagacaacttcacaataatgccaatagatattgccacacttcttacacaggcaaagaatcatattctcttggcttgaatTGTGAAATGCAAAATCTAAAAAAGATTGAACTCCATTTTGATACTGTTGCTTGCCCTTGAGAAATTCATCCaagtcctatccatttcgtagttgttgaagtctaaagttggcaataagttacacgggtaagttgtttattatgtaagtcttgatatgatatatatttatgttttatgtaagttatgtagattatgtaagttatgaaatttgaactttaaactatatgcttttaaggaaattattagattaaactacatgtattagttaagttatgtaagttgtgtaatttatttaagtaatgatcaatattaatactattttgataaaaattagttataacttttaaagacatttaaaattattaaatattaaaatcaaacattatttatataaaacaattgtaatttgaatataataatataaaaaagaatcgtagtttaatttttatattataatatatttaaacaatgatcaatattattatattgataaaattatttataagtgGCCCTTCAGTCgttgaattttttaaatcttttttaagGTCGATAGAATTATTTATAAGCTCCATAGAActttttttgaaatctttttttttataaaaatacctttaataatattaaatattaaaatcaaacattattaatataagaaaatagtaatttgaatataataatatcaaaaaagaatcgtagtttaatttttataagtaaattggaaataaattaaggttatataaatattcaatagtaaatgagctcgatagaacttttttcaagtctttttgaattttttaagattcatcatacgtggcgttgttacacctagggaggatccattatatcttacagctcgatataaggcaacccgtcaggtttccagcctatatactttgaatctttaaaatatttaaaataaggttggagagaaggtcagctattgttgtaattttaatggacaagcaagctacatggtaataaaattaattcatacttattcgtacttaagttgaatcaaataataattaagttgaaccaaatataaaaacttattcatacttattcatactttaaataataattaagctACAAGAATCAGGTCTGGTTCAAGTTTATTTAAAGGGCTGCAATTCATACATTTAAAGGGCTGCAATTCATACATTTGATTAATGTTATGAAATAAAGGGTGTGCTTGTTTTTCTATCCCATAAAGGATATCCCACATGCGCATATTACTGTAAGTTGAACTATACCTCATGGTTAAGTAAGCAAAATTGTACAAACACATACAAGCATATCTAAATAACCAAATTTCACTTGCAACATAACCAATTCATACATTGCTCACTTGATTAACATTAATCATTTTTCATGTCATTTAGCCAaatcaaaacatgtcaatttCATATGCTATAAATCATGCTGAAATTTCATATACACAagtaaatcaatttatatatattcggTCATTTAATATGACTTCAATATAACAGTTAAAACATATTCATTCTTGCCATCGTAAACCAAACATAAATAGTCAAATATCATAGCCGAACAtacaataacatatatatatataacaatttgaCCTTTACATCCCAAATCACCAAAATTCATGACATAAGTACATATGTATtcatttatctatcatcaaccaaATATAACAACTCATCACTGCCATTTCCCAaactaataaataaacaaattacagTCAAAATGTAATTCAATAATAAACCATACCCAAAACACATCCAACAACCATACTTAATTCACTTGAGCCGAATTATAACAACCACAAATGCATATCATACCAATTAACAATCTTACCAAGATGAGCTAATTATAAACCATACTTATCAttacttcataccaaatcatatatctaagtaaaatgatttttttcaaaatcatcatGATGAAACTATTTTTTATgcgaattttgaactaaaacgtaccttaataatttcaacaagctggtctactccactctcaccagGAAACAGAGGTTGGAGTCAGAAAAGTAGTATTTGTTAAGTAATTGAAAGTGAAAATGCATATAAATAAGCAAAAAGAAGTATGCAATGAAATACgtgctcgatagtacctagaacTGATGTAAGATATGTTTGGTTCCCCTTTCACCTGACAAAGTAGTTTTTCAACAAcctggtctactccactctcaccagcAAACAGAGGCTGGAGTAAAAAAAGTTGCATTTCTTAAGTAAGTTAAAGCaaaaatgcatagaaataagtTAAGTAATTTAGCAACAAAACATGTACCTAGAACAGATGTTAATGGctgtggtgtatttagttgcaccaaatattaatttaggtgctcgatagtacctaCAAAAGATGTAAGATAataagagtagcaccaaatatatttcagttcaagcaaatataaaaacttgATAATATCAATACCAAATATTACTTCGAAGATTAAATGGCAACTTCAGTTGAACCAATAGTTGCAGACACATGAATTATTCATTTGAATTATTCTTGTAAGATTAACGTTTAATGCTACTTGTTTAAGACTAACTTCCTACATGTTTGTAAGTTCAACCGAATATGTACTTCAATCCTACTTAATGCTATGTTACACGAACTGTTCTCGTTTTCTGAAAACTGGCACATATGCCTTGCACATATTCAGAGGATTGAGATAAAATCCTTCAAACATACGGAAAAGCTTCGAAAATATTGAACACAAACTAGTATCTGACACGCGATTATACGCATTTGAGATCAAACATGACAGGAGTCGTTCTTTGCATATATAAATGCAAGGTACCAGCAATGCCTATTCGGATCAAAATTACatttatcaaataaaacaatTGCTGGCGATCatttaaaatactaataattcagGTATGGTAGCTTCTGCTGCTTTTCCCAAATTCAAACTAGCAAAAAATATCTCCTCGCATATAACAGCTCAAAGAGAAAATAATTGGGCAAAAACATGAAATCCAGATTAAATTAGGCATAAATTTAGCATAACTACTACAAAGGAATAAACATTCCATAATTCCAAAAACCTTATAGTACCCAAATAAATGTGTGTTAAAATACCCAAAAAGTAATTcagagaaaaaagaaattaaaaagggaAAGAGAGAAGAAATTAAATGAAACACAAACCTTACATGGAATTCATCACTTTTTCTAAGCAAGACTCAATGCTTTATAGTACCCAAATAAATGTGTAAGGGCTAAAGTAAAAAAAGTGATAAAGTTCAAGACTCTTTTTGTTACTTTAGTCTTCCAAAGAACaacaataaatataaaactaatatttgaaataaaagagaaataaattagCTTTGGATATGGAAGGGCGTAATGAACCTTGcacatgtattatatatattaaaacggATGACCATGTTCATAGATGAACATCATAAAAAGAATttcaatatgaaaaaaaaattaatatacaataaaataataatttttcttggGTAAAAAGTCTTGTTCATTTATAATATTATCAGCCGTAATGGTTATAACTTCGAGTTTAACCCTATCAAGGTCTATAGACTAAATGTTTCAAACATTTGAATGCCTCTAATAATTAGCATTGTCACACACCAACTTaataatccatatatatatatagactccCATCAATTAAATAATGCAGGGAGAAAAAGGATAGTGACCTTAATGGTTTGATCCTTTGCAGCAGTCAACACCCAATTCCCATTCTGGTTCCAACTGACACAAAGTACTGTATTTTTATGGCCATGACTGCAAAAGACTTGCATTACttctcaaaataattaaaatcgtTAGCATTTCTATGAGTTTCACCAAGATATTTACTCACAGCGAGCAAAGCTCTCTCCTGTCTTAGCATCCCAAAGTTTCACAATGTTGTCTTTTCCACTTAAAGAGAAGCCAAGCATGACATTAGAATGACAACTTGCAAAATGATCATGCAAAGGTTGAGGAGGAAGTGGTTGTAATGTACTTATAAGGAGAAACAATTTTAAAAGTTCATTATTCCCTTTTTGGGAATAAACAATGAAGGCTCATCAGATTGGTCTGTGTTAAAATAGTCATAAATTTTGACATATTATTGATAATGAATTTTTAcaacaatttcaaattttaagatgAAATACAAACGAGAAAGAAGTGCAAactgaaaagatgataaatttaaagaataatagaaaaaaaacgTAAGAAAGGTTTGAATAATACTTGGGGAGATCTGGAGAGTGAAGTGGAATCGAGGATTTGAGAGAGAAAGAGagttaaaaaaagaaaggaagattGATTGAGAAGAAACACCAAGCTCAGGCCTTGAATCGGTGAAATATGGAGGAAAGCAACTTAGGGTTTGATTTGGGGAAACTGAGGGTATAGGGGAAACTTTGTTTTGGGAAAAAATACTAAGTATCGGGGCTTACCTTAGGGATAAAGAGTATGAAaaaaaaacgacgccgtttaacctattaaaactcaaatatttgcggcgtttttatttAAAACGCCGATATAGGtaaacttttagtggcgttttttttatTACAAACGCCACTATAGCTTATTTTTGTGGctttttttcaaaaacaccactaatgcacaattttaatatttttttcatttttaacatatattttctatgcttttttatttcaaattttcctgctgagattatcatttttttaaatttttttatttaactttgtaactaaaatattaaattttaagtttttaagtttttaattccaaaattaaaccctaaaccctaaattacaAACTCTAAACCCCAAACCTAAAATCCCAAACAccaaaccctaagccctaaaccATAAACCACAAAACTCAATCCAcaaactctaaaccttaaaaccctaaatctcCCTAACCCAGTATAACCCTTAAATATTAAACATGTAtactcttaaaccctaaacccttaaacactaaaaataatcctaaactctaaaccctaaccctaacaccctaaaacactaaaaataaaatcttattgcTTACCAGCTTAAACCCTAACCTTAAACCATGATAGCATAATCCCTAAATCCTTGAACAATGCTAAGACCCTGACCCtataccataaaccctaaaccctaaaccccaaacactagaccttaaaccctaattaacCCCTAAAgtataaatcataaaccataaccCCTAACCCCAACCTAtatcccttaaaccctaaactacaaaacataattcataaaccattgAACCTTAACCCCTAAACTCCTAACCCCTATCCAAATAACCCTTAAACCTTAATATCGCTAAACACTAAGATCTTAgaccctaaacactaaaccccaaataataaactttaaaacactAAACCCGTATCCTCTATCCTCTTACCCCATATAAACCCCTAACACCtaacccataaaccttaaacccataTATATCCCTTAATCCTAACCACTAACcactaacccttaaaccctaaacccctaacctctaaaattataaacctcaaaccctaaatcataaaacataaataatcaaccctaaatcataacccttaaacccataacccctaaacctataaaaatattaaatttaaaaatcagtttaaatagaaaattttaaattcattaaaaaaataagttagaCTAAAACATTTAATACCTGAGTTTGGTCTAATCCGTTTTCAActtcataatattttatatatatactatgtaattttataatttataaaaaaataaatttatactaaatatataatagtagtctaatataaacattaaaataatattatgataactatataaaaaaattaaataaataaaaatattaaattaaaatgacataattattacaaaaataaaaaatataatatgattGGACTTAAAATAGACTTAGGTTAATCATTTGCAAGTATTAGTGGGCTTTAACAAAATGTTAAACCTATATTTTAAACCctactaaaaataaattcaaacaaatataaaatatatgatattatatttaGCACCCATAAACACCTAATATTAAGTAATAAAGAACTCAAAAATGTAATGATTTTGTTGTCTTTTACtttgtttaaagaaagaaaatgtgTCTACCCCATAAACTCTAGCGGCGTTTTTCgagaaacgccgctaatgccaTTGAAGTTCAAACAAAATGACGTGGATCTGCTTAatgttttagcggcgtttttaaaaaacgccgttaaagattGATGTATTGCGGCATTTTtagtaaagcgccgctaatgccattGAAGCTAatttaaaacgacgtcgttttgattaacctattagcggcgtttttggaaaacaCCGCTAATGGAGAGACCTATAGCGACTTTTTTtacaaaaatgccgctaaagtgCGAGCTATTGCGGCGTTTTTAGGACAGCACCGCTAATGTCATTGAAGCTCataaaaaacgacgtcgttttgcttaacattttagcggcgttttgccaATAAAGCTCATGTAAAGCGGCGTTGTTTTGCTTAaccttttagcggcgttttaccaaaacgccgctaaaactccATCTATTCGATTTTTTCTGGCGTTTTCGTTTAAAACGcagctaaaagtctgttttggtgtagtgacttAAAACTTAAATGACCACAAGCAGGGTCATCACTTGTGGAGGGGAGAAACTCGAATTTTGGCACTGATTAGCATTTGGGTAAGTTGCATTCTCTTCTGGCATAGCATACGAGAATgtaatttctttattctttttacttatttgagtgtatatttatatgtaagcTACAGATGTAAGAGATTAAGAGAGAGAGTTCATTATTTGGCTTGTATGTCAGGTGTATATGGGCTCATACCAAGCAGGGATGGAAGGAATTCCATGGCTTATAGTGGCAGAGGttaatttactttgttttctaACATCCTCTCCATTTACATACCAATCCTATGTTGTTCCGACTTAATTTTCTAGGAATATTCCTGGCTCTGGACAAGGGTACGTTGATATGCTCATCCAAAGATCTTCCGAATACTTGTTAAAAACTTATTCATACACGTAACCAAAACACACACCATTCAGCAAGTCAATCATAAATATGTTTTACTGCACATATTTAACAGTGAAGGGAATATGTTTCAGATTTTTCCCATAAACGTAAAAGGTGCAGCTGGGAGCTTAGCCGGTTTGACTGGGAATATTTGTTCTTGGACTGTTTCATACAGCTTTAACTTCTTATTCCAATGGAGCTCAGCAGGTAAGTAGTGTCTGAGGCGTTTTAACATTGTTTTAGCTTTGGATCAAAGAAGAATGACTTGTGTTGTGGAACTATTATAGGGACATTCTTCATATATTCAGCAATTTGTGGTGTTTGTGTCATATTTATTGCAAAGATGGTACCGGAGGCGAAGGGTCGTACACTCGAAGAAATACAAGCATCACTTACTACTTCTCCGTAGTGAGAACAAAGTGTAATGAGTTATTTTCCTgtagtaattattttataattttttaaagttaaataacaaaatttaagcttattaatagtttagtacCTAGGATGCAATTTACCCTTTAAAATTCTATATCATTAGTAGTTAATGAATGGCAAAAGCGGACAGAAAATATAACAGATGACTAAGTTGTTACTTTCTATAATGTACAAGGACTAGGTCATTTGCTAAGGAGCTAAAGTGCAATTTGGGTATAATACAATGTGGATGTCAGCTCTCATGACCGAAACgtatatttctattttattttgctCGTAATGCACTCTTTACTCCCTAAAATATATCACTTTTCTCGctttaatttttaaagatttttgttCATTCCAGTCCCTAATATTATCAGAcattctcaatttagtccttaatattattaaaagttcTCAATTCAATCACTTGGACGTTAAATAATCAGCCAGCCAATCATATGTTACATTGTGTCATACAATGACATCATTATGACATCATCATAAAAAAAtcttagaaaatatttaaaattaccaaaaaaattgtaaaaattacaaattgatgtaaaaaataaaaatagaaatttattaaaaatagaaaatatatatatatatataattacaaaaaaaatataaatatatataaaaaatacttagatttacaaaaaaaaatttaaaaatagaaattttaatatttttaaaattttataaatcacattTACTAAAACTTAAACATGATATCTTCACTCCTTGAAAGGATATCACTTATGATAACTgttttataattcaatcaatcGAAATTTATAATTGATGGTTTTTCTATACAATGCCTATAACTATCCATAGTCCCTCTCCAACTCTTAAATAAGTGGATAATGAACATCAACGCATTTGAACTCACGTCCTCCTGCACTATCAATAAATACTGTAGGTGGTATCCTTCCAAGAGACAAATATCTCATGTTCAAGCTCTAGTGAATgtgatttataatattttaataatattaaaatttctaatatattttttgaaaaatatttactaatatttagtactttttatattttaatttttttttgtaaatttataaatttttttctattttttagtaattttaaaaaaaaatctatttttagtaattttaataatttttaaatatttttttacaatttttatcattttttctatttttaataaatttaataaaattcctaattatttaaatattttttaatttttaaaaaaattttcagatGATGATGATGTCATAGTGATGTAATTGTATGACATGTAGTAGCATATAATTG
It includes:
- the LOC107887860 gene encoding sugar transporter ERD6-like 15; this translates as MITAIVGASLIDKFGRRALLLVSSAGLCFGSFLTGISFLLQGHHLWRGETRILALISIWVYMGSYQAGMEGIPWLIVAEIFPINVKGAAGSLAGLTGNICSWTVSYSFNFLFQWSSAGTFFIYSAICGVCVIFIAKMVPEAKGRTLEEIQASLTTSP